A single window of Leptolyngbya ohadii IS1 DNA harbors:
- a CDS encoding HlyD family efflux transporter periplasmic adaptor subunit encodes METLRNNRQRGWISIAAGGVLALGLVGFGVSRLIANQQQARQAAIEAQAPAPERVEVVALGRLEPQGEVVRVGGPTGERLARLLVQQGDQVKAGTVLAYLESYEEQLAQRDLAASQLREAEQRLQAQTSVGNAQIQEAQTRIQQVDRPTNFQIQAQEASIRDLEAQLALAQTNLRRSQDLLSQGAISQQSLDQQVTQTRQIQEQLNSARANLVRLQTQRQADLQNAQAQVRSQQANATLSQVQAAVESARQNLNLAQAKLDRTIIRAPQDGRILRVITHSGETIAEDGILDLGNTNQMAVVAEVYESDIGLVQVGQTATITSRNGAFETPITGKVSEIGWQIFKNNVLDDDPAANADARVVEVRVRLDDSKPVEALTNLQVDIRIDVK; translated from the coding sequence ATGGAAACGCTTAGAAACAACAGGCAGCGGGGCTGGATTTCGATCGCAGCGGGTGGCGTACTGGCGCTAGGACTGGTTGGCTTTGGGGTCAGTCGATTGATTGCCAATCAGCAGCAGGCACGGCAGGCGGCAATTGAGGCACAGGCTCCGGCTCCAGAACGGGTAGAAGTCGTTGCCCTGGGACGGTTGGAACCGCAGGGAGAAGTCGTTCGCGTCGGCGGACCCACGGGAGAAAGGCTAGCTCGTTTGCTGGTGCAGCAGGGTGATCAGGTCAAGGCGGGCACGGTGCTGGCATACCTGGAAAGCTACGAAGAACAGCTGGCACAGCGGGATCTGGCGGCAAGTCAGCTTCGGGAGGCAGAGCAGCGGCTTCAGGCACAGACCTCCGTTGGCAATGCCCAGATTCAGGAAGCCCAAACCCGTATCCAGCAGGTCGATCGCCCTACTAATTTTCAAATTCAGGCGCAGGAAGCCAGCATTCGGGATCTGGAAGCCCAGCTCGCCCTGGCACAAACCAATCTTCGCCGATCGCAGGATCTCCTCAGTCAGGGAGCGATTTCCCAGCAGTCGCTAGACCAGCAGGTAACCCAGACCCGTCAGATTCAGGAGCAGTTGAATAGCGCGAGGGCAAATTTGGTGCGGCTGCAAACCCAGCGACAGGCAGACCTGCAAAACGCCCAGGCACAGGTTCGATCGCAGCAGGCAAACGCCACCCTCAGTCAGGTGCAGGCAGCGGTGGAGTCCGCCCGTCAAAACCTCAATCTGGCACAGGCAAAACTCGATCGCACGATAATTCGCGCTCCCCAGGACGGCAGAATTTTGCGCGTGATTACTCACAGCGGCGAAACGATCGCAGAGGACGGCATCCTCGATCTGGGCAATACCAATCAGATGGCTGTGGTTGCAGAGGTGTACGAGTCCGATATTGGGCTGGTGCAGGTGGGACAAACGGCTACAATTACAAGCCGCAACGGGGCTTTTGAAACGCCCATTACCGGAAAGGTGTCCGAGATTGGCTGGCAGATCTTCAAGAACAACGTGCTGGACGATGACCCTGCTGCCAACGCCGATGCCCGTGTGGTGGAAGTGCGGGTTCGTCTGGACGACAGCAAGCCCGTTGAAGCCTTGACCAACCTCCAGGTGGACATCCGAATTGACGTAAAGTAA
- a CDS encoding allophanate hydrolase-related protein, with the protein MQDDRGNLYLAVNGTLMRGLELNPNLLNVGATFVKETETAPVYRLWSINDRHPAMMRVTEGGRSIALEIWAVPAAGLAAVLMQEPPGLAVGKVLLNDGETVLGVLGEPFLCENQLEITEWGGWRAYTAAAIADKA; encoded by the coding sequence ATGCAAGACGATCGCGGCAATCTTTATCTCGCAGTCAACGGCACTCTGATGCGCGGGCTGGAACTGAACCCCAACCTGCTGAACGTGGGCGCGACTTTTGTGAAAGAAACAGAAACCGCCCCTGTCTATCGGCTCTGGTCGATTAACGATCGCCACCCGGCAATGATGCGCGTCACCGAGGGCGGCAGATCGATCGCGCTGGAGATTTGGGCTGTGCCTGCGGCAGGTCTAGCAGCGGTGCTAATGCAAGAACCCCCTGGACTGGCAGTTGGGAAGGTGCTGCTGAACGACGGGGAAACGGTGCTGGGCGTGCTGGGCGAACCTTTTCTCTGTGAGAATCAGCTCGAAATCACAGAGTGGGGGGGCTGGCGGGCTTACACCGCTGCGGCAATCGCGGATAAGGCTTGA
- a CDS encoding histidine kinase dimerization/phospho-acceptor domain-containing protein gives MGGSSGFYPDIACGCADLDRAELDSIKTEFISTISHEVRTPLSVIILAVEMLKLHGQNCTEAQRQAYIAQIQHAAKEINTLFNAALPTIGADPA, from the coding sequence ATGGGTGGTTCCTCTGGCTTCTATCCGGACATTGCCTGCGGCTGTGCAGATCTAGACCGTGCAGAGCTGGACAGCATCAAAACAGAATTTATCAGCACCATTTCCCATGAGGTTCGCACACCGCTCAGCGTTATTATCCTTGCTGTGGAAATGCTCAAGCTGCACGGGCAAAACTGTACCGAGGCACAGCGGCAAGCCTACATTGCCCAAATTCAGCACGCCGCCAAGGAAATCAACACCCTGTTTAACGCGGCTCTGCCGACGATCGGTGCCGATCCCGCTTAG
- a CDS encoding mechanosensitive ion channel family protein: MNQPSRKPPSNHAGSNTAGANLQQFGQIRLRKWGYLLVGLLTVAIVLTQSGILAAGQTSPIPREALPPQLRQIEQNLPQISPIPTGNSGSGVNRGVVRLDGRRLFTIAVPEVAQTDRPGEPALSSRTSLIQERLQQIVDRDFDPETLRVTATVDPTSRQPVISAQYEADDRTYNDELLTVTALDAEVNGSTLDDWAQQLTVEITEALLRAQQERQPDSVRGQVIRALITLMAIGITSVSLLWFQRQLRSERRTLSAESIDNAQQLSDSTQIPTNSTTTELLQRRAANQQQRGMNDIKRRLAQVLQIMLWAGGLFFIVGLFPYSRWLQPLLVQWIQIPLRLLAVGIATYFAVRVSAVLVDRFFLALQSSSSFDPSAPQRLVLRFTTFSRVAKSIAALLCAITGIIVAVSWLGLQVNPVLLTLTGVAGVGISLASQNVIKDFINGFLILLEDQFGVGDVVAIGDVTGLVENMNLRITQLRNEEGRLITIPNSAITIVQNLSKEWSRVDINISVAHTTDLNTALVVVERVAMEMTRDPQWQDLIIDKPALLGVDKLDSTGSTIRLWIKTQPLKQWDVAREYRKRLKLAFDDAGIAIGVPQQAVSLQASPEDNGKLEEALMHHSSHREAKRDRHRSSAEPR; encoded by the coding sequence ATGAACCAGCCGTCTAGGAAACCGCCGAGCAATCATGCTGGAAGCAATACCGCTGGAGCCAATTTGCAGCAATTTGGGCAAATTCGTCTGCGGAAGTGGGGATACCTTCTGGTTGGACTGCTGACTGTGGCGATCGTCCTGACCCAATCAGGGATTTTAGCGGCGGGTCAGACCAGTCCCATACCGAGGGAAGCCCTGCCGCCCCAACTGCGCCAGATTGAGCAAAACTTGCCCCAGATCAGCCCTATTCCTACAGGCAACAGCGGTTCTGGAGTGAATCGTGGCGTTGTCCGGCTCGATGGACGCAGGCTATTTACGATCGCCGTTCCCGAAGTGGCGCAGACCGATCGACCGGGAGAACCTGCCCTTTCCAGCCGGACTAGTCTGATTCAGGAGCGGCTTCAGCAAATTGTCGATCGCGACTTCGATCCAGAGACGCTGCGCGTGACGGCTACGGTTGATCCCACCAGTCGTCAGCCCGTGATCTCTGCCCAGTACGAAGCAGATGACAGAACCTACAATGATGAACTCCTGACCGTAACCGCCCTGGATGCGGAAGTGAACGGCAGTACCCTGGACGATTGGGCACAGCAGCTCACGGTCGAAATCACCGAGGCACTGCTGCGGGCACAGCAGGAACGTCAGCCGGATTCGGTCAGAGGGCAAGTTATTCGGGCACTGATTACCCTGATGGCGATCGGTATTACCAGCGTCAGTTTGCTCTGGTTTCAGCGGCAGCTTAGAAGTGAACGGCGGACACTTTCGGCAGAGTCGATCGACAATGCCCAGCAGCTCAGCGACTCCACCCAAATTCCAACAAATTCCACCACCACCGAACTGCTACAACGTCGTGCCGCCAACCAGCAGCAGCGAGGCATGAACGATATTAAGCGACGGCTGGCGCAGGTTCTTCAGATCATGCTGTGGGCGGGCGGTCTGTTCTTCATCGTGGGTTTGTTCCCGTATAGCCGCTGGCTTCAGCCTCTTCTGGTTCAGTGGATTCAGATTCCGCTGCGATTGCTGGCGGTGGGCATTGCTACCTATTTTGCGGTTCGGGTCAGTGCGGTACTGGTCGATCGCTTCTTTCTGGCGCTCCAATCCTCTTCTAGCTTCGATCCCTCCGCACCTCAGCGGTTGGTTTTGCGGTTCACCACGTTTTCCAGGGTGGCAAAAAGTATCGCTGCCTTGCTCTGTGCGATTACGGGAATCATTGTTGCAGTCTCCTGGCTGGGCTTGCAGGTGAATCCGGTGCTGCTGACCCTGACCGGGGTTGCGGGTGTGGGTATTTCCCTAGCATCGCAGAACGTGATCAAGGACTTTATTAACGGATTTTTGATTTTGCTGGAGGATCAGTTTGGCGTGGGGGATGTGGTGGCGATCGGCGATGTCACCGGACTGGTCGAAAACATGAACCTGCGAATCACCCAGCTCCGCAACGAAGAAGGACGGCTGATTACCATTCCCAACAGCGCGATTACAATCGTCCAGAACCTCTCCAAGGAATGGTCGCGGGTGGACATCAATATCAGCGTTGCCCATACCACTGACCTGAATACAGCGCTGGTTGTCGTTGAGCGGGTGGCAATGGAAATGACGCGCGACCCGCAATGGCAAGACTTAATTATCGATAAGCCTGCCCTGCTGGGCGTAGATAAACTCGATTCGACTGGATCAACCATTCGACTCTGGATTAAAACTCAGCCGCTCAAACAGTGGGACGTGGCGCGGGAGTATCGGAAGCGGCTTAAGCTTGCCTTTGATGATGCCGGAATTGCGATTGGCGTTCCCCAGCAGGCAGTCTCTCTCCAAGCCTCACCAGAGGATAACGGAAAACTGGAGGAGGCTCTTATGCACCATTCCTCCCATCGGGAAGCTAAGCGGGATCGGCACCGATCGTCGGCAGAGCCGCGTTAA
- a CDS encoding alpha/beta fold hydrolase has translation MTTLQGSWLHQSIVSNGVKLHYVTQGEGPLMLMLHGFPEFWYSWRHQIPEFARDHKVVALDLRGYNDSDKPQEVSDYRISELLLDIEGVIHGLGYDSAVVVGHDWGGAVAWTFAYDYPHLVDRLIVLNLPHPAKFAAGLRTPQQLLRSSYIFLFQIPGLPEMLIQANDYRLLASAFTSMAVNKAAFSQADLAAYKDAAAKRGALTAALNYYRANFFQSELLNREWGMLDVPTLMIWGENDTALGIELTYGTEEYVEDLTIRYIPNCSHWVQQEQPQLVNQYIREFLAEPK, from the coding sequence ATGACTACCCTACAAGGCTCATGGCTCCATCAATCGATCGTTAGCAACGGCGTTAAGCTGCACTACGTTACTCAGGGCGAAGGTCCGCTAATGCTAATGCTGCACGGGTTTCCGGAATTTTGGTACTCGTGGCGGCATCAGATTCCAGAATTCGCCAGGGATCATAAAGTCGTGGCGCTGGATCTGCGCGGCTACAACGACAGCGACAAACCCCAGGAGGTCAGCGACTACCGGATTAGCGAACTGCTGTTGGACATTGAAGGGGTAATCCACGGACTAGGCTATGACTCTGCTGTGGTGGTGGGGCACGACTGGGGTGGGGCAGTTGCCTGGACATTTGCCTACGACTATCCCCATCTGGTCGATCGCCTGATTGTGCTAAATCTGCCCCATCCTGCTAAATTTGCTGCCGGACTCCGAACGCCTCAGCAGTTGCTCCGTAGCTCCTATATTTTTCTGTTCCAAATTCCCGGACTGCCGGAAATGCTGATCCAGGCAAATGATTATCGGCTTCTCGCGTCGGCGTTTACCAGTATGGCGGTGAATAAAGCTGCTTTCTCGCAGGCGGATCTGGCGGCGTACAAGGATGCGGCGGCAAAGCGCGGTGCCCTCACCGCAGCCCTAAACTATTACCGGGCGAATTTCTTTCAGTCGGAGCTGCTGAACCGCGAATGGGGGATGCTGGACGTGCCGACGCTGATGATCTGGGGCGAAAACGATACTGCCCTCGGCATTGAACTCACCTACGGCACCGAGGAATACGTAGAAGATCTGACGATTCGCTACATTCCCAACTGTAGCCACTGGGTACAGCAGGAGCAGCCGCAGCTTGTGAATCAGTACATCCGGGAGTTTCTGGCAGAGCCGAAGTAG
- a CDS encoding acyl-CoA thioesterase, which produces MTQRFITQLRVRHYEMDALGHVNNAVYQHYLEQAAIEHSESLGFTPDRYRELGGLFVMRRVAIEYLRPAVAGDTLEITTWLQEMRGVRTRRCYEIRRQGESDLIVSAEALWVWVDEATMRPKAIPEVIQEAFGELVKN; this is translated from the coding sequence ATGACCCAACGCTTCATCACCCAACTGCGGGTTCGCCACTACGAAATGGATGCCCTGGGGCACGTCAACAATGCCGTCTATCAGCACTATTTAGAGCAGGCGGCGATCGAGCATTCCGAATCTTTGGGCTTCACTCCCGATCGATACAGAGAGTTGGGCGGACTGTTTGTGATGCGGCGGGTGGCGATCGAATATCTGCGTCCGGCTGTGGCAGGCGATACCCTGGAAATCACCACGTGGCTTCAGGAAATGCGGGGCGTTCGGACTCGTCGCTGCTACGAAATTCGTCGCCAGGGAGAATCCGATTTGATTGTGTCTGCTGAGGCACTCTGGGTCTGGGTCGATGAAGCCACCATGCGTCCGAAGGCGATCCCGGAGGTGATTCAGGAGGCGTTTGGTGAGTTGGTAAAAAATTAA
- a CDS encoding NUDIX domain-containing protein has translation MAHRNPTPTVDIIIELIDRPNRPIVLIERKHEPFGWAIPGGFIDYGESAETAAVREAFEETCLQVELVKLLGVYSDPLRDPRQHTMSAVYIATAVGDPIAEDDAQGIGVFELWEIPSSLCFDHDRILRDYRYLRDYGLPPKVKG, from the coding sequence GTGGCTCACCGCAATCCGACCCCTACCGTTGACATTATTATTGAGCTGATCGATCGTCCCAATCGCCCGATCGTCCTGATTGAGCGCAAGCATGAGCCGTTCGGCTGGGCAATTCCGGGTGGCTTTATCGACTATGGGGAGTCGGCAGAGACGGCAGCGGTACGGGAGGCATTTGAGGAGACCTGCCTTCAGGTGGAACTGGTGAAACTGCTGGGCGTTTATTCCGACCCCCTGCGCGACCCGCGTCAGCATACGATGAGTGCGGTTTACATTGCCACTGCGGTTGGAGATCCGATCGCCGAAGATGATGCCCAGGGAATTGGTGTGTTTGAACTGTGGGAAATTCCGTCGTCTCTGTGCTTTGACCACGATCGAATTCTGCGGGACTATCGCTATCTGCGCGACTATGGGTTGCCGCCGAAGGTCAAGGGGTAG
- a CDS encoding VOC family protein — protein MVQFAYTILYVENVPQSVAFYEKAFNLKRRFLHESHQYAEMETGGTTLAFAVNELAKSNLPEGFRENSLSNPPAGIEIGLAVTDVPAAFSQAVGAGAIAVTEPKVKPWGQTVAYVRDLDGILVEICTSM, from the coding sequence ATGGTTCAATTTGCTTACACCATCCTCTACGTCGAAAATGTGCCTCAATCCGTTGCTTTCTATGAGAAGGCATTTAACCTGAAGCGGCGATTTTTGCATGAGAGCCATCAGTATGCCGAAATGGAGACGGGTGGAACAACCCTTGCTTTTGCTGTCAATGAGCTAGCAAAGTCCAACTTGCCGGAAGGATTTCGCGAAAACAGCTTGTCCAACCCGCCTGCGGGGATCGAAATTGGATTAGCCGTAACGGATGTGCCAGCAGCTTTTTCTCAGGCAGTTGGGGCGGGGGCGATCGCCGTTACAGAACCTAAAGTGAAACCCTGGGGACAAACTGTTGCTTATGTCAGAGATCTAGACGGCATCCTGGTTGAAATTTGTACCTCCATGTAA
- the murQ gene encoding N-acetylmuramic acid 6-phosphate etherase, with amino-acid sequence MQDITERGHLLTEQTNPNSQNLDQMTSLEIVELFNQEDAHAVAAVAAAKQELAKAIDLIAESLRHGGRLFYVGAGTSGRLGVLDAAECPPTFCTPPELVQGIIAGGAGALVRSSEDLEDRAEDGMEAIAHRQITNHDVVVGITAGGTTPYVHGAIHAAQQRGAKTIFIACVPAEQVSLSVDVDIRLLTGAEILAGSTRLKAGTATKLALNILSTGTMVKLGKVYGNRMVDVSVTNTKLYDRALRILEDLTQLSRPEAAELLKKSDRQVKLALLMHWTGLEAIAAKQLLAEHNGNLRQAAQATQPSSRHL; translated from the coding sequence ATGCAGGACATTACCGAACGGGGACATCTGCTGACCGAGCAGACCAATCCCAACAGCCAAAACCTCGACCAGATGACCAGTCTGGAAATCGTGGAGCTATTCAACCAGGAAGATGCCCATGCCGTCGCAGCCGTCGCAGCCGCTAAGCAAGAATTGGCAAAGGCGATCGACCTGATCGCAGAATCCCTCCGGCATGGCGGCAGATTGTTCTACGTAGGAGCGGGAACCAGCGGACGGTTAGGCGTGCTCGATGCGGCAGAGTGCCCGCCCACTTTCTGTACGCCGCCCGAACTGGTGCAGGGCATTATTGCCGGGGGAGCCGGGGCACTGGTTCGCAGCTCCGAGGATCTGGAGGATCGGGCAGAGGACGGCATGGAAGCGATCGCCCATCGTCAAATCACCAATCACGATGTCGTGGTGGGAATCACCGCAGGCGGCACAACGCCCTACGTGCATGGGGCAATCCATGCGGCACAGCAGCGAGGCGCAAAAACCATTTTTATTGCCTGTGTCCCCGCCGAGCAGGTCAGTCTTTCCGTTGATGTGGATATTCGTTTACTCACAGGCGCAGAAATCCTCGCAGGTTCCACCCGCCTCAAAGCCGGAACCGCTACTAAGCTTGCCCTTAATATCCTCTCTACGGGAACGATGGTGAAATTGGGCAAAGTCTACGGCAACCGAATGGTCGATGTCTCCGTCACCAATACCAAGCTTTACGATCGCGCCCTCCGCATCCTTGAGGATCTGACCCAGCTTTCCCGCCCCGAAGCCGCCGAACTGCTGAAGAAAAGCGATCGTCAGGTGAAACTCGCCCTGCTGATGCATTGGACGGGACTGGAGGCGATCGCTGCTAAGCAACTTCTTGCAGAACATAACGGCAACCTCCGTCAGGCTGCTCAGGCAACTCAGCCGTCGTCAAGACACCTGTAA
- a CDS encoding ABC transporter ATP-binding protein, whose product MRRSTYWQLLPYLRPQTGTIAQALLCTLAFTVCFPLLAVLGGQLLSFLVKGDVLNLARTAGIVALVFLLQKTAQYGQDALMAKASLAIALDLRKRTYAHLQTLSLSYFERAQTGDLTYRLTEDIDRIGEVINKVFHDFIPCVLQLVLVFGYMVYLNWQLTIASLIAVPVMGGLISWFGERILKQSRRSQSLISDLSSLITEVFSGIRLVRAFAAEDYEVDRFAIEAERNRRTKYKAEWLKAVQFPVVGFLYAVSILLLLLLGGWQIAEGNLTGTEFGSYAVAVAWLIDPIAHLPENYNEFKQAEASVDRIFELLNIEPAVVELPDAEPLPPVSGKVELREVCFSYTPSQPVLQNLNLLAFPGEAIALVGASGAGKTTLVNLLPRFYDPQAGQVLIDGVDIRRVTLRSLRRQIGIVPQETVLFSGTIAQNIAFGQQRYDMDAVIAAAKVANAHQFISQFPDGYQSWVGERGVNLSGGQRQRIAIARAVLLNPRILILDEATSALDSESEALVQEALERLMQNRTVFIIAHRLATVRRADRILVMEQGRVVESGTHQELLAQSGRYARFYAKQFETIDAGH is encoded by the coding sequence ATGCGCCGATCGACCTACTGGCAACTCCTCCCCTACCTCCGTCCCCAAACAGGCACGATCGCTCAGGCATTACTCTGCACACTGGCGTTTACGGTTTGCTTTCCCCTATTGGCAGTGCTGGGTGGTCAACTGCTGAGCTTTCTGGTGAAGGGGGATGTGCTAAATCTGGCAAGGACGGCGGGGATTGTGGCGCTGGTGTTTCTGCTGCAAAAAACGGCACAGTATGGGCAGGATGCGCTGATGGCAAAGGCTTCTCTGGCGATCGCCCTAGACTTACGAAAGCGAACCTATGCCCACCTGCAAACTTTGAGCCTCAGCTATTTTGAACGGGCACAGACGGGGGATCTCACCTACCGATTAACAGAAGATATCGATCGCATCGGCGAAGTGATCAACAAGGTTTTTCACGATTTCATTCCCTGTGTGTTGCAGTTAGTTCTCGTGTTTGGTTACATGGTGTATCTTAACTGGCAATTAACTATTGCGAGTTTGATTGCCGTACCTGTTATGGGTGGATTAATTAGCTGGTTTGGAGAGCGTATCCTGAAGCAGTCTCGCCGCAGTCAATCGTTAATTTCGGATTTATCCTCTTTAATTACAGAAGTTTTTAGCGGGATTCGATTAGTCCGGGCGTTTGCAGCGGAGGATTATGAAGTCGATCGCTTTGCAATAGAGGCGGAGCGGAATCGGCGGACGAAGTACAAGGCAGAATGGCTGAAGGCGGTTCAGTTTCCGGTGGTGGGATTTCTGTACGCGGTGAGTATTTTGCTGCTGCTGTTGCTGGGGGGATGGCAGATCGCGGAGGGCAATTTGACCGGGACGGAGTTTGGCAGCTATGCGGTGGCGGTGGCTTGGCTGATTGACCCGATCGCCCACTTGCCGGAAAACTACAACGAATTTAAGCAGGCGGAAGCATCCGTCGATCGCATCTTTGAGCTTTTGAATATCGAACCTGCGGTTGTGGAACTGCCCGACGCGGAACCCTTACCCCCGGTGAGCGGCAAAGTGGAACTGCGGGAGGTTTGCTTCAGCTATACGCCCAGTCAGCCTGTGCTACAAAACCTGAATCTGCTGGCGTTTCCCGGAGAAGCGATCGCTTTGGTAGGTGCTTCGGGAGCAGGCAAAACGACACTGGTAAATCTGCTGCCGCGCTTTTACGATCCGCAGGCGGGACAGGTATTGATTGATGGGGTGGATATTCGGCGGGTGACGCTGAGAAGCCTTCGTCGGCAGATTGGGATTGTGCCCCAGGAGACGGTGCTGTTTTCCGGGACGATCGCCCAGAATATTGCCTTCGGGCAGCAGCGGTATGACATGGATGCCGTGATTGCAGCGGCGAAGGTGGCAAATGCCCATCAGTTTATTTCCCAGTTTCCGGACGGCTATCAGTCCTGGGTGGGGGAACGGGGCGTGAACCTTTCCGGCGGACAACGGCAGCGAATTGCAATCGCCCGTGCCGTGCTGCTGAATCCCCGAATTCTGATTCTCGATGAAGCCACGTCTGCCCTCGATTCGGAGTCGGAGGCGCTGGTGCAGGAGGCATTGGAGCGGCTGATGCAAAACCGCACCGTGTTTATCATTGCCCATCGTTTAGCGACCGTTCGCAGAGCCGATCGCATTCTGGTGATGGAGCAGGGGCGCGTGGTGGAATCGGGGACGCATCAGGAATTGCTGGCGCAGAGTGGACGGTATGCCCGCTTTTATGCCAAGCAGTTTGAGACGATTGATGCTGGGCATTAG